A single window of Coffea eugenioides isolate CCC68of chromosome 7, Ceug_1.0, whole genome shotgun sequence DNA harbors:
- the LOC113778785 gene encoding ras-related protein RABC1-like produces the protein MDSEMTSSNRPEFDYLFKLLLIGDSGVGKSTLLVSFASDAFEQLSPTIGVDFKVKYVNIGGKKLKLAIWDTAGQERFRTLTTSYYRGAQGIIMVYDVTRRETFTNLSEVWAKEIDLHLTNPDCIKMLVGNKVDKEGERSVTKKEGIDFAKEYGTLFIECSAKTQLNVQLCFEELILKILDTESLLAEGCKGVKKNIFKEKPLESDTSSSSCC, from the exons ATGGATTCTGAAATGACATCCTCGAATCGACCGGAGTTTGATTACTTGTTCAAATTACTCTTAATTGGAGACTCTGGCGTTGGGAAAAGCACCCTTCTTGTCAGTTTTGCCTCTGACGCTTTTGAACAGCTTTCTCCAACAATTG GTGTTGATTTCAAGGTAAAATATGTAAACATTGGGGGGAAAAAGCTTAAGCTTGCAATTTGGGACACAG CTGGTCAGGAAAGGTTCAGAACATTAACAACCTCATACTACAGAGGAGCACAAGGGATTATCATGG TTTATGATGTAACAAGACGGGAAACATTCACCAACCTTTCTGAAGTTTGGGCCAAGGAGATTGACCTTCACTTAACGAATCCAGATTGCATCAAGATGCTTGTTGGAAACAAAGTTGACAAG GAGGGTGAACGTTCGGTAACCAAAAAGGAAGGAATAGATTTTGCTAAGGAATATGGAACCCTTTTCATCGAATGCAGTGCAAAAACTCAACTCAATGTGCAGCTTTGTTTCGAAGAGCTTATCTTGAAG ATTCTGGATACTGAAAGCCTCTTAGCTGAGGGCTGCAAGGGTGTGAAAAAGAACATATTCAAAGAAAAGCCACTGGAATCTGACACTTCCTCAAGTAGCTGTTGCTAA
- the LOC113776956 gene encoding U-box domain-containing protein 26-like, which translates to MENNAELRLYTKNFRENIIEEPEVFLVHKIVELVYQSTKEREMAIPPLFKCPISLDLFTDPVTLCTGQTYDRSSIEKWLAAGNLTCPVTMQKLDDLSMVPNHTLRHLIDQWLQEDSQFCLDYCEMINHVDCISVLKHRLDSEDSTLEEKLEIVEKVYILSEELPLQNSCLIQLDFFPLLLEKIFRKVNGSCSEDDLRFSERALACALKLLPFSDLTSLNMLKEEPVLDCFLSLFYRGNVNIKRYLCHIVEVISSSLETQQVSIMLGKSTKLQQELLNLLAETSEASEAGIKAISAQSCLETTRENLVREGAVEKLIAYILESEKYQRKLAPTAIATIERLLVVESAKEVVISNPSCVRALVKMVFRVSDHQGSESAVNSLLALCCDSNHAREEAISAGVLTQLLLLLQSQCSGRTKAKARMLLKLLNSTWVEQPKEAASP; encoded by the exons ATGGAGAATAATGCTGAACTCCGTCTTTATACGAAGAATTTTCGGGAGAATATAATTGAAGAG CCTGAAGTTTTTTTGGTTCATAAAATTGTAGAACTGGTTTATCAATCCACGAAAGAAAGAGAGATGGCTATTCCACCTTTGTTCAAGTGTCCTATCAGTCTTGATTTGTTCACAGATCCAGTAACTCTTTGCACAGGACAAACTTATGATCGATCCAGCATAGAAAAATGGCTTGCTGCTGGAAATCTAACGTGTCCTGTCACAATGCAGAAGCTTGATGATCTTTCCATGGTTCCCAACCACACCCTTCGCCATCTGATCGACCAATGGCTTCAAGAGGATAGCCAATTTTGTCTTGATTACTGCGAAATGATCAATCACGTCGATTGCATTTCTGTACTCAAGCACAGACTTGATTCAGAGGATTCCACATTGGAAGAAAAGCTTGAAATAGTTGAAAAAGTTTACATATTATCTGAGGAGCTTCCTTTGCAGAATTCTTGCTTGATCCAACTAGACTTCTTTCCCTTACTGctagaaaaaattttcagaaagGTCAATGGTTCTTGTTCTGAAGATGATTTGAGGTTTTCCGAACGAGCATTGGCTTGTGCCTTGAAGTTGTTACCATTTAGCGATCTCACATCATTAAACATGCTTAAAGAAGAACCAGTCCTTGACTGCTTCCTTTCACTCTTCTACAGAGGCAATGTGAACATCAAGAGGTACTTGTGCCATATTGTTGAGGTAATTTCTTCAtccttggaaacacaacaggttTCTATTATGCTAGGAAAATCAACCAAGTTGCAGCAAGAACTTCTCAATCTTTTGGCTGAAACTTCTGAAGCTTCTGAAGCTGGAATCAAGGCCATTTCAGCACAATCTTGTTTGGAAACAACTAGAGAAAATTTGGTAAGAGAAGGTGCAGTTGAAAAGCTAATAGCATATATCCTGGAATCCGAAAAATATCAAAGGAAATTAGCCCCAACAGCAATAGCAACAATCGAAAGGCTCTTGGTGGTGGAGAGTGCCAAAGAAGTAGTCATCAGTAATCCTAGTTGTGTCAGAGCTCTAGTCAAGATGGTTTTCAGAGTATCAGATCATCAAGGAAGTGAGAGTGCTGTGAATTCATTATTAGCCTTGTGTTGTGATTCTAATCATGCCAGGGAAGAAGCAATCTCTGCAGGTGTCTTGACTCAGCTGCTTTTACTCCTTCAGAGCCAGTGTAGTGGGAGGACCAAGGCCAAGGCAAGAATGTTGCTCAAGTTGCTAAATTCCACTTGGGTTGAACAACCAAAAGAGGCTGCTAGCCCCTAG